Proteins encoded within one genomic window of Psilocybe cubensis strain MGC-MH-2018 chromosome 2, whole genome shotgun sequence:
- a CDS encoding A type blood alpha-D-galactosamine galactosaminidase: MPTLSTTIEDTSPVIIYSGNGGDWVAGSSTNDSLASLYSQGSFTLTSRNNANASFSFYGTGVQIFGAKRNNHGPYQVTIDSTTYAQVSGQAADPGSFQTSLFSTVALTNGFHKVTIVNQGSTFLDIDFITWQTPVGSSDEPLLSSTIQDSESAFVYTPESAWNGSPPNVGMFSGGTGHTSTTAGSSVEFTFTGKFPCQLHGSAVEIFGPVGPSGAVFSAQLDSSNPTNFTTNKPYYRPQQLLFQAGNLGNGKHTVKFIQQSWDNSALSFSIDFAQVFTTPSLQQRLSVGAKTGIAIGVVAILAAAIAALIIFLPSKYLKFFRLKGRSVEKGTISGPFLYQRVSGDLSAGIPPQSAPYGRPTHSAQPSQSLSNYTPPSSGFPSSGGTYAPSSDTLIQGPNSQVISIPFTADGKYRPDLPSTPQLLPPPGTRRDPTPSSSRSHLSVLPPGAAQPGVISDDELGMITQETRQGTYMTPLRRPTTASLAWTEPPQYQR, from the exons ATGCCTACTCTCAGTACGACCATCGAGgatacatctccagtgataATCTATTCTGGAAACGGCGGAGATTGGGTTGCAGGAAGCTCGACAAACGATAGCCTGGCTTCTCT ATATTCGCAAGGGAGTTTTACTTTGACAAGTAGGAATAATGCCAATGCATCCTTCTCATTCTATGGAACTGGAGTGCAGATCTTTGGTGCGAAGAGGAACAACCATGGGCCGTATCAAGTTACTATAGATTCCACAACATATGCCCAAGTCAGCGGACAGGCAGCAGATCCTGGATCCTTCCAGACTTCTCTATTCTCTACTGTGGCGTTGACCAACGGATTCCATAAGGTTACTATAGTGAACCAGGGGTCCACATTTCTCGACATCGATTTC ATAACGTGGCAGACTCCTGTAGGATCATCAGATGAACCATTGCTATCTTCAACTATACAAGATTCAGAATCAGCCTTCGTATACACACCGGAATCAGCATGGAATGGGAGTCCACCTAATGTTGGGATGTTTTCTGGAGGTACTGGGCA CACTTCGACCACTGCCGGATCATCTGTTGAATTCACATTCACA GGCAAGTTCCCATGCCAACTTCATG GTTCTGCTGTGGAAATATTCGGACCAGTCGGACCTAGCGGTGCTGTGTTTTCAGCACAGCTAGACAGTAGCAATCCTACAAACTTCACTACCAATAAGCCGTATTATAGACCACAGCAGCTCCTCTTTCAGGCTGGAAACTTAGGCAACGGGAAACATACTGTCAAATTCATACAACAGTCTTGGGATAACTCTGCTCTGTCCTTCTCCATTGATTTTGCACAGGTTTTTACCACCCCGTCGCTACAGCAAAG ACTATCCGTAGGCGCTAAAACGGGTATTGCTATTGGAGTTGTTGCAATTTTAGCTGCGGCCATCGCTGCCCTAATCATATTTCTGCCTTCGAAGTATCTTAAGTTCTTCCGCCTGAAGGGAAGGTCTGTAGAAAAAGGCACAATTTCAGGGCCATTCCTGTATCAACGAGTCAGTGGTGATTTGTCTGCGGGCATCCCGCCCCAATCAGCTCCCTATGGACGACCTACACACAGTGCACAACCATCTCAATCGCTGTCAAATTACACTCCTCCATCATCAGGCTTTCCTTCATCCGGTGGGACATATGCGCCCAGTTCAGATACATTGATTCAGGGCCCTAAT TCCCAAGTGATTTCAATACCATTCACTGCGGATGGAAAATACAGACCTGATCTTCCCAGCACACCTCAACTCTTGCCACCACCAGGGACACGAAGAGATCCAACACCATCATCAAGTCGCAGTCACCTATCGGTGTTGCCTCCTGGAGCCGCTCAGCCGGGGGTGATTAGTGATGATGAGCTTGGGATGATTACTCAGGAGACGAGGCAAGGAACGTATATGACTCCACTACGTCGGCCAACTACTGCGAGTCTGGCTTGGACAGAGCCACCACAGTACCAACGGTGA
- a CDS encoding putative serine/threonine-protein kinase HSL1, with product MHQNSRPAFTRGFSSAQALETPTESRTPTVPHTVPRPPKAMHVKRVTLTSKKNWWMVEMDEEEETQPSHSVNSFSSSEETAVEKPSVYDQYNHGVDEHQQRHPNLHHHVSDHKRSESPPPSPIYNPPRHPTSIFSFPTPTAYSAPPNPTASLQPFAHGSASELFRCVVKKPDVVQLEINGEMQSNASDVTVQFLAELRVYTTVARHRNICAFLGSLENVGMVLAYIDGRTLYDVIIERPKLTTKQKIDYHNQLLDGLSHLHSYRLSHGDLSLLNIQVTKRTNTIKLLDFGRSVSADSVFKSPDDDPVDPFPYIARKQSTSTPKPPSVKYEQIHPGTRPFSAPEILRGECKDPLLADAYSFGMIMVCLDRCESVDVKPWDQRKDKLPADLYDGCELFQERAKEYLRRCDAGRRRLSKSDMIQLEELEP from the exons ATGCACCAAAATTCACGGCCTGCGTTTACAAGGGGATTTAGCAGCGCTCAAGCGCTGGAAACACCGACGGAATCCCGAACACCAACAGTACCGCACACAGTGCCTCGTCCGCCCAAAGCGATGCACGTAAAGCGGGTTACATTGAcgtcgaagaagaattggTGGATGG TGGAaatggacgaagaagaagaaacacaaCCTTCGCATTCAGTAAACTCATTTTCATCATCGGAGGAGACGGCCGTCGAGAAACCGTCTGTGTATGATCAGTACAACCACGGGGTAGACGAACATCAACAAAGGCACCCCAATCTACATCACCATGTCTCTGATCACAAGAGAAGCGAGTCCCCGCCTCCTTCACCCATCTACAACCCTCCTCGCCATCCCACGTCCATATTCTCGTTCCCAACGCCAACAGCTTACTCGGCCCCCCCGAATCCTACCGCAAGCCTACAACCTTTTGCTCATGGGTCGGCATCAGAGCTGTTTCGATGCGTTGTGAAGAAGCCGGACGTTGTCCAGCTTGAGATCAACGGGGAGATGCAATCCAACGCTTCTGATGTCACCGTGCAATTTCTTGCCGAGTTGAGGGTATACACGACAGTAGCAAGGCATAGGAATATTTGTGCATTTTTGGGTTCGTTGGAGAATGTTGGGATGGTATTGGCGTACATCGATGGTCGAACATTGTACGATGTCATCATTGAGCGCCCAAAGTTGACGACGAAGCAGAAGATAGATTATCACAACCAACTGCTAGACGGTCTCAGTCATCTGCATTCATACAGACTGAGCCACGGAGACCTCTCGTTATTGAACATTCAAGTCACAAAGCGAACAAATACCATCAAGCTTCTTGATTTCGGCCGCTCTGTCTCAGCAGATTCTGTCTTCAAATCACCCGATGATGACCCCGTGGATCCCTTCCCTTATATCGCGCGCAAGCAGTCGACATCAACCCCGAAACCACCTTCAGTGAAATATGAGCAAATTCATCCAGGAACAAGACCTTTTTCAGCGCCTGAAATTCTGCGTGGAGAATGCAAGGATCCATTGTTGGCGGATGCTTACAGCTTCGGTATGATCATGGTATGTCTCGATCGTTGTGAGTCCGTCGACGTCAAACCATGGGACCAGCGTAAAGACAAGCTTCCAGCTGACCTCTACGATGGTTGCGAGCTGTTCCAAGAACGAGCCAAAGAGTATCTGCGCAGGTGTGACGCAGGACGGAGAAGGCTCAGCAAGTCCGATATGATCCAGCTGGAAGAATTGGAGCCTTAA
- a CDS encoding Aldehyde oxidase GLOX: MGLLPSSSLLLISLLSTAVGVLGGSATTLPAPGQPTRTGTIGGFELIGNSLVSAQQIFLATPDKVFFVDKVEGNPTQINGHPAWASEWALSSNNQRPMDALTNTFCAGGNVLGNGTWLNVGGNQAITYGGQPAASQTGGGAYDDPDGRQSETLEDGSAIILGGCRNGGYVNDARQDNPTYEFFPPKGDPILSPILQNTLPANLFPLTWLLPSGLLLIQSNWATVTLDYKSNTETPLDDIPDAVRVYPASAGNIMLPLTPANNYTATILFCGGSNVQPSQWTQKSFIVPSYPASASCVKITPDISGSYVQDDDLPIARSMANFIALPDGKILNLNGASMGTAGYGNDSWAIGHSYATSPVLTPAIYDPEAANGTRWSSDGLQASTVPRMYHSSATLLPDGSVMVSGSNPNPDYTVGPDVEYPTEYRTEIFYPPYYNKRRPQPKGLLSQYSYGGSSFDVVLDSDDLFGDVQNLNKTKVVIIRTGFSTHAMNMGQRYVELASSYTGFAANNTGVLHVSQLPPNPAIIAPGPAFIFVVVNGVPSVGQQVMLGSGSIGKQKKLTVADLPPTNIVQGSSAAGSSNQDSKNSAVSAYVTSGWLYALCCGVAILMASGL, encoded by the exons ATGGGACTCctcccttcctcttccttgcTCTTGATTTCTTTACTTTCAACAGCAGTAGGAGTACTTGGCGGGTCGGCGACTACTCTGCCAGCTCCTGGTCAGCCTACGCGAACAGGAACGATTGGAGGGTTCGAGCTTATTGGGAACAGTCTTGTCAGCGCACAACAG ATATTCCTTGCCACCCCGGACAAGGTCTTCTTTGTTGACAAGGTTGAAGGAAACCCAACACAGATCAATGGGCATCCTGCCTGGGCGTCAG AATGGGCACTTTCCTCCAATAATCAACGACCTATGGATGCCTTGACGAACACCTTCTGTGCC GGTGGCAATGTACTGGGTAATGGAACATGGCTGAACGTTGGAGGAAATCAAGCAATCACCTATGGTGGCCAGCCAGCAGCGAGTCAGACGGGAGGAGGTGCATATGACGATCCAGACGGAAGACAATC TGAAACGCTGGAAGATGGTAGCGCCATCATT CTGGGTGGATGTCGGAATGGAGGATACGTTAACGATGCTCGCCAGGATAACCCAACTTACGAGTTCTTCCCTCCGAAAGGAGATCCCATACTTTCTCCTATTCTTCAAAATACCCTTCCCGCTAATCTCTTTCCTCTTACATGGCTGCTCCCATCTGGTCTTCTTCTAATACAATCCAACTGGGCTACGGTGACCCTGGACTACAAATCAAACACCGAGACGCCGCTGGACGACATTCCGGATGCTGTCCGAGTGTACCCTGCAAGTGCCGGCAACATTATGCTCCCTCTTACCCCTGCCAACAACTATACCGCAACCATCCTTTTCTGTGGAGGATCGAATGTTCAGCCCTCTCA ATGGACACAAAAGAGTTTCATTGTTCCAAGCTATCCAGCATCTGCGTCTTGTGTTAAGATTACTCCTGACATCTCAGGGAGCTACGTTCAAGATGACGACCTACCAATTGCGCGTTCAATGGCCAATTTTATTGCCCTCCCTGACGGCAAGATACTGAATCTTAACGGTGCAAGCATGG GTACTGCAGGGTATGGCAATGACTCCTGGGCAATCGGGCATTCATACGCAACTAGCCCCGTGTTAACGCCTGCCATTTATGATCCAGAGGCTGCCAACGGTACCAGGTGGTCATCAGACGGCCTTCAAGCCAGCACAGTTCCCCGGATGTACCACTCATCTGCCACACTGTTACCTGACG GGTCTGTCATGGTATCTGGATCGAACCCCAACCCCGATTATACCGTTGGTCCGGATGTTGAATATCCTACAGAGTACCGAACGGAGATATTCTATCCCCCTTACTACAACAAGAGGCGCCCACAGCCTAAAGGACTGTTGTCGCAATACTCGTATGGAGGCTCTTCGTTCGACGTTGTACTCGACTCGGATGATCTCTTTGGGGACGTCCAAAACCTCAACAAAACAAAGGTGGTTATTATTCGCACTGGATTCTCAACCCATGCCATG AATATGGGCCAACGTTACGTTGAGTTGGCTTCATCATACACCGGCTTTGCGGCGAACAACACGGGGGTGTTGCATGTATCCCAACTGCCTCCCAATCCAGCTATCATTGCTCCAGGCCCTGCGTTCATTTTTGTTGTCGTCAACGGCGTCCCCTCGGTAGGACAGCAGGTCATGCTGGGATCCGGATCCATCGggaagcagaagaagctgACCGTCGCGGATCTGCCGCCGACGAATATCGTACAAGGATCGTCTGCCGCTGGTAGCTCAAACCAGGACTCCAAAAACTCGGCTGTTTCTGCATATGTGACTTCTGGTTGGCTGTATGCCCTGTGCTGCGGGGTCGCTATCTTGATGGCATCGGGACTATAG
- a CDS encoding putative alpha-galactosidase B, protein MFKDTLVLFAFTAVVLAQVSPYGQCGGQGWTGGTTCTSGWQCVYSNPYYSQCIQSTAGGSTTTASAPNPTLTGIAATAPTTPPSTLTGKLPALGWNSWNAYGCNINEAKFIAAANQFVSLGLKDAGYQYVNIDDCWANTSRDSSTNRIVPDPSKFPDGISGLASQVHNLGLKIGIYSDAGTKTCAGYPGSLGNEVLDATTFSEWGIDYLKYDNCNVPGNWSDSATPQGNDWYNSNSAIRYRQMGAALATVSRPIQFELCIWGDANVWTWGSRVGHSWRMSGDATATWSYISNIININAAHLSSVNFFSHNDMDMMEIGNGALTIQEQRTHFAAWAFLKSPILLGTDLSKLNSTQLTIIKNPELLAFHQDATIGTPAMPFTAFSSMPTTSPPEYYSGKSSKGVHVFIINTSSSTATKQFTFSNVPGLSASGTYKVHDMWAGTDLSGTHSGSSSFSVSVAPHDTVAYLISNA, encoded by the exons ATGTTCAAAGACACATTAGTGTTATTCGCATTTACTGCAGTAGTTCTCGCCCAAGTTTCGCCATACGGCCAGTGCGGTGGACAAGGCTGGACTGGTGGAACAACTTGTACTTCTGG GTGGCAATGTGTATATTCCAACCCATACTACTCACAGTGCATTCAATCCACTGCTGGTGGTTCTACAACGACGGCTTCTGCACCCAATCCTACCTTGACAGGTATCGCAGCAACGGCTCCCACCACACCGCCGTCCACTTTAACTGGAAAACTTCCCGCATTAGG GTGGAACTCCTGGAATGCATACGGCTGCA ATATCAACGAAGCCAAGTTTATAGCAGCCGCCAACCAATTCGTCTCTCTCGGACTCAAGGATGCGGGGTACCAATATGTCAACATTGAT GATTGCTGGGCTAACACCTCCCGCGATTCGTCCACAAACCGCATAGTTCCGGACCCCTCCAAATTCCCCGATGGAATTAGTGGGTTGGCTTCTCAAGTCCATAACTTGGGTTTGAAGATTGGCATATACAG TGATGCAGGAACGAAGACGTGTGCCGGATATCCTGGCTCCTTGGGAAATGAAGTGCTCGATGCAACTACTTTCAGCGAGTGGGGAATCGATTACTTGAAATATG ATAATTGCAATGTCCCCGGAAACTGGTCTGACAGTGCA ACACCTCAAGGCAATGACTGGTA CAACTCCAACTCTGCCATCCGGTATCGTCAAATGGG CGCCGCTCTGGCAACTGTCTCCCGTCCCATACAGTTTGAGCTGTGCATCTGGGGAGATGCTAACGTTTGGACATGGGGTTCCCGAGTC GGACACTCTTGGAGAATGTCAGGAGATGCTAC GGCAACATGGTCCTATATATccaacatcatcaacataAACGCTGCTCATTTGTCCTCCGTCAACTTCTTCTCACATAACGACATGGATATGATGGAAATTG GAAACGGCGCATTGACAATCCAAGAACAACGTACCCACTTTGCTGCCTGGGCGTTCTTGAAGAGTCCTATTCTTTT GGGAACAGAC CTGAGCAAATTGAACTCGACTCAACTCACCATCATTAAAAACCCAGAGCTGCTTGCATTCCATCAAGATGCGACAATTGGCACGCCAGCAATGCCATTCACCGCCTTCTCTTCGATGCCGACGACCTCCCCTCCAGAGTACTATTCTGGAAAGTCTTCAAAGGGTGTCCATGTGTTCATCATCAATACCTCGTCCAGCACAGCTACTAAGCAATTCACGTTCTCCAATGTCCCTGGTTTATCGGCGTCGGGGACTTACAAGGTTCATGACATGTGGGCGGGTACTGATCTCTCCGGCACACATAGTGGCTCGTCGAGCTTCTCTGTTAGTGTCGCTCCACACGATACTGTTGCGTATCTAATCAGCAACGCGTAA
- a CDS encoding Tyrosinase P: protein MFSPTTILFALAFFVNSFVAASPPPSNEAQALKYYGYRQENRFNCSMGLQQRREWRTLSNPEKADYISAVKCLQAHPSRDPAIPEARTRFDEFQAHHIMIADKVHNLGQFLPWHRHYLRSYEKALRNECGYNGSFPYWDWTQDVGPNKTFADSPVYDPVHGFGGNGAIGTYTLPQANDTDNRIFPEAFRGCVVDGPFANLTLSVGPGKLVTTHCLTRGDNEDAARKYLNAAAEANVTRSANFEVFRVEIEGEPVTSDHRMHDGGHDAIGGEMSNFYSSPGEPLFYLHHANLDRIWWKWQSSAPSRVYEISGPSSKEDPSEQVTLDFILLMGSLGPSVTIRDVMDIHAEPNCYTYV from the exons ATGTTTTCACCAACAACCATTCTCTTTGCTCTTGCTTTCTTCGTCAATTCTTTCGTCGCGGCTTCCCCGCCTCCTTCAAATGAAGCCCAAGCTTTGAAATACTATGGCTATCGTCAGGAAAACCGGTTCAATTGCAGCATGGGATTGCAGCAGAGGCGTGAATG GAGAACGCTTAGCAACCCAGAAAAGGCGGACTATATTTCAGCTGTCAAGTGTTTGCAAGCGCATCCATCTCGAGACCCAGCCATTCCGGAGGCGAGGACACGCTTTGACGAATTTCAAGCTCATCACATTATGATCGCCGATAAAGTTCACAACTTG GGTCAATTTTTGCCATGGCATAGGCATTATCTCAGAAGTTACGAAAAGGCGTTGCGTAACGAATGCGGATACAATGGGAGCTTCCC ATACTGGGATTGGACTCAAGATGTTGGCCCTAATAAGAC ATTCGCTGACTCTCCCGTCTATGACCCCGTCCATGGTTTTGGTGGCAACGGTGCCATCGGGACATATACTCTCCCCCAAGCAAACGACACCGACAATCGTATTTTCCCAGAAGCCTTCCGAGGTTGTGTGGTGGACGGCCCCTTCGCTAATCTCACACTTAGTGTAGGTCCTGGAAAACTCGTAACCACCCATTGCCTCACCCGTGGCGATAACGAGGACGCGGCGCGGAAATACCTCAACGCCGCCGCTGAAGCCAATGTGACGCGCTCAGCCAATTTTGAGGTCTTCCGTGTCGAGATCGAGGGTGAACCGGTTACCAGCGACCACAGGATGCACGACGGTGGTCACGATGCCATCGGTGGAGAGATGAGCAACTTCTATTCCAGTCCTGGAG AGCCTCTCTTCTATTTGCATCATGCAAATCTTGACCGCATCTGGTGGAAATGGCAATCATCTGCCCCTTCTAGAGTCTACGAGATCTCCGGTCCCTCTTCTAAGGAGGATCCCAGCGAACAGGTgactcttgactttattctcCTCATGGGAAGCCTCGGTCCTAGCGTCACTATCCGCGACGTTATGGACATTCACGCAGAACCCAATTGCTATACCTATGTTTGA
- a CDS encoding Tyrosinase P has product MLSTTSIIFAIVLFVNSFCTPALARRYPCDDILVRKEWRNMFNDEKAEYIKAVQCLQDQPAVDPAYPEAESRFDEFQAHYMKQADTVHNLGQFLPWHRHFIRTFENALRNECGYKGATPYWDWSQDADSNSSISASPIFDSVTGFGGDGKSGTYTLPANDMKDKEIRPSAFKGCVDNGPFADYTLHVGPGKLRTSHCLTRSISDGAKKFMSSSAVSTLSKSSTFEVFRTQLEAVSDDGHVMIGGEMSSPYSSPGDPLFYLHHANIDRIWWNWQQLAPATRFFTVTGPATKTPPVHEVGVDYVLNMGSLGLSVPIRDTLDLLSKPNCYTYL; this is encoded by the exons ATGCTTTCAACGACTTCGATTATTTTCGCTATAGTTCTTTTCGTTAATTCTTTCTGCACCCCCGCGTTGGCCCGCCGCTATCCATGCGATGATATACTTGTCCGGAAAGAATG GAGAAATATGTTCAACGATGAGAAAGCAGAGTACATCAAAGCGGTGCAATGCCTTCAAGATCAACCCGCTGTAGACCCGGCCTACCCTGAGGCTGAAAGTCGGTTTGATGAATTCCAGGCGCATTACATGAAGCAGGCGGATACAGTGCACAACTTG GGTCAATTTTTACCATGGCACAGGCACTTCATCAGAACGTTTGAGAACGCGTTGCGCAACGAATGTGGATACAAAGGCGCCACTCC ATACTGGGATTGGAGTCAAGACGCAGATTCTAATTCGTC CATTTCTGCCTCGCCTATATTTGACTCAGTCACCGGGTTTGGTGGCGATGGGAAATCAGGGACATACACTCTTCCGGCCAACGATATGAAAGATAAGGAAATAAGGCCTTCGGCTTTCAAAGGATGCGTGGACAACGGACCCTTCGCAGATTATACTCTTCATGTTGGCCCAGGAAAACTGAGGACTTCACATTGCCTTACTCGCAGCATATCTGACGGCGCTAAAAAGTTTATGTCTTCTTCAGCTGTCTCTACCTTGAGTAAATCTTCGACCTTTGAGGTGTTCCGCACTCAACTTGAAGCTGTTTCCGACGACGGCCATGTTATGATTGGTGGCGAGATGAGCAGTCCCTATTCTAGCCCTGGAG ATCCTCTGTTCTACTTGCACCACGCCAACATTGACCGCATCTGGTGGAACTGGCAGCAGCTCGCCCCAGCTACTCGCTTCTTTACGGTGACGGGTCCTGCAACAAAAACACCTCCAGTCCATGAAGTTGGTGTCGACTATGTTCTTAACATGGGAAGCCTTGGATTAAGTGTTCCCATTCGAGACACTCTTGATCTTCTGAGCAAGCCTAATTGCTATACCTACCTCTAA
- a CDS encoding Transcriptional adapter 2, whose translation MTVTQRKPQHLPDEIQTLNEPGVQYQCDSCKCDLTHNIRIKCADPICTPGEGVDLCPSCFCEGKEVGKHLRSHAYRVIEMNSYPIFTEDWGADEELLLLTGISTHGIGNWKKIAEHVGTRTKEEVHEHYRKVYVDSEQWPLPRMDLEFDIEPEVFHERKRRRITAMNNQEMPVHTSPPTSLPAIHEISTFLPGRLEFEHEIDNEAEDLVKDLEFGVVTDYGGDQIIEDENDIDVLARARLEKEKRLGIFTGYHNPPAHAGKAPPPANGMVNGHHVNGDIKKVKTEDISNGEDEIEEPVQPPPFETKDSLAFKLTLLEMYFQRIDKRLETKAVIFERGLLEYKKMQAVEKKRTREEREFLHRLRPFARLQTAEDYEAFSTDMLYEALLRKRIQELQAYRRLGLSTPADIDKYEVDLAKRTQTKVAPLRDYASDRLQYRNTGRQSSGPDPRRSSLVSYGESEDRKSRESTPRLGSAPGSSATAVRRPPAPLNLANSPSLHLLTPAEQTLCSQLRIQPKPYLVIKETLVREYARRGGKLRRREARDLVKIDVNKTSRVWDFLVQSGYLKITNEPSSAAATAPPMTPSVSQSQDNNPLQTPSANGSPQKDARAPISPRPPIPPAISSASSSQNGSLYSSSLQSIPQSWTTTT comes from the exons ATGACCGTCACGCAACGGAAACCGCAACATTTACCCGACGAGATTCAAA CCTTGAACGAGCCCGGCGTCCAGTACCAGTGCGATTCCTGTAAATGTGACTTGACCCACAACATACGCATCAAATGCGCCGATCCCATATGTACACCCGGAGAAGGTGTGGACCTCTGTCCATCGTGTTTTTGCGAGGGAAAGGAGGTGGGAAAACACCTCAGAAGTCATGCATACCGCGTCATT GAGATGAATTCATATCCTATTTTTACCGAGGATTGGGGTGCCGACGA GGAGCTTTTATTACTTACTGGAATTTCAACTCATGGTATTGGTAACTggaagaaaatagctgaacACGTGGGCACTCGGACGAAGGAGGAGGTCCATGAACATTATAGGAAGGTGTATGTTGACTCAGAACAATGGCCTCTACCG AGAATGGATTTGGAATTTGATATAGAACCAGAAGTCTTTCACGAACGCAAGCGACGGAGGATCACTGCCATGAATAATCAAGAAATGCCCGTTCACACATCTCCTCCTACGTCATTACCCGCCATCCATGAAATTTCGACTTTTCTTCCCGGCCGTCTTGAATTTGAACACGAAATTGATAATGAAGCGGAAGACTTGGTGAAAGACTTGGAGTTTGGGGTTGTGACCGACTATGGCGGTGATCAGATCATCGAGGATGAAAATGATATCGATGTCCTAGCTCGCGCAAGgttggaaaaggaaaaacgTCTAGGAATTTTTACAGGTTATCACAACCCGCCGGCACATGCAGGGAAGGCTCCACCTCCCGCCAACGGTATGGTTAACGGACACCATGTGAATGGTGATATCAAGAAAGTAAAAACAGAAGACATTTCGAATGGCGAAGATGAAATAGAAGAACCAGTTCAGCCTCCACCCTTCGAAACTAAAGACTCTTTAGCTTTTAAGCTAACTCTCCTTGAAATGTATTTTCAACGTATTGACAAGCGTCTGGAAACCAAAGCCGTTATTTTTGAAAGGGGCTTATTGGAATATAAGAAG ATGCAAGCTGTGGAAAAGAAACGGACCCGAGAAGAGCGTGAATTTCTACATCGGCTACGTCCTTTCGCGAGGTTACAAACTGCTGAAGATTATGAAGCTTTTTCTACTGATATGCTCT ACGAGGCTTTGCTTCGTAAACGGATACAAGAACTTCAAGCATATCGGCGCCTTGGATTGTCTACACCGGCGGATATCGATAAATATGAGGTCGATCTTGCAAAAAGG ACACAAACTAAAGTTGCACCTCTGCGAGATTACGCTTCAGATAGATTACAGTATCGCAACACAGGTCGTCAATCTTCGGGTCCTGATCCTCGTAGATCAAGTCTGGTATCATATGGAGAATCTGAAGACAGAAAATCTCGTGAATCGACGCCACGGTTGGGTAGTGCCCCAGGCTCTAGTGCTACTGCTGTtcgccgtcctc CTGCCCCTCTCAATCTCGCTAACAGTCCATCGTTACATCTGCTTACCCCTGCCGAACAGACTCTCTGTTCCCAACTCCGCATTCAACCTAAACCTTATCTTGTTATCAAGGAAACCCTTGTCCGGGAGTATGCTCGTAGAGGCGGCAAGCTTCGTCGACGTGAAGCTCGTGATTTGGTCAAGATTGACGTTAACAAAACAAGCCGCGTTTGGGACTTCCTTGTACAGTCTGGTTACTTGAAAATTACAAATGAACCGAGCAGCGCTGCTGCTACCGCACCTCCTATGACACCCTCTGTATCTCAGTCCCAAGACAATAA CCCACTCCAAACACCTTCTGCAAACGGTTCTCCGCAAAAAGATGCTAGAGCTCCAATATCTCCTCGACCTCCCATTCCTCCTGCTATATCCTCTGCTTCGAGTAGTCAAAACGGATCGCTCTACAGCTCGTCATTGCAATCGATCCCACAATCATGGACAACAACTACTTGA